The genomic interval CGCCGGGCCGCCGCTGGACATGCCGGCGCGGTACGAGATCGTGCTCAGGACGACCAACGGCGCGAACACCACCGTGGACGTCACGCCGCGGCGCCTGCAGCAGTTCGTGGTCGCGGCGGGCGCCTCGTACGCGTGGGAGCACCGTCGTCTGGCGGACGACGCGTTACTGGGCGGAGGTACCGCGGTCGCCGACGGCGACGGTCTGCTGACCGTGTCCGACGTGCCGGTCCTTGCCGCGGGCACGCGCCTGGTAATCGTGCCGGCGGGAGGCTGAGGCGCACTTCGCTCCGCATCGCCGGCGGGCACTCTTGACGATTCTGGAAGAGCGTCCGGGCGCCGCCGTGCCCTTACGGCTTCGTCGGGTCATCGGCGGCCGCGCGCGCCACGCGCCGGCGCGCGAATATGGGATAGAAGGGCAGCGCCGTCGCCGTGACCAGCAGGGCGATGACACACTCCGTCGGCCGCCCGATCAGCATGGCCGCGGCAATCGCGGCGTTGGCCAGCAGGTACAGGGCCGGGACGATCGGGTAACCGAGGGCGCGGTACGGCCGTGGGCGGTCGGGTTGGCGCCGGCGCAACGCATACAATGCGGCGGTGTCCGCCATGGTCGCCAGCACGATTGCAAACGTGGTGTAGTCGAGCACGCTGGGAAAACGCCGCAGCAACAGAACGAGCGCGATGGCCGTCAGCGCCTGAGCGAGAATCGCCACGTGCGGAGTCTTGTTCTGCGCGTGCACCTGGTCCGTGTTGCCGAAGAAATACCCGTCCAGCGCCATGGCGTAAGCGATCCGCGGACCGACAAGAATCGTCGCGTTCAGGCAACCGACAACCGAGGCCAGCACCATGAGCGCCATGATCGTACCGCCGGCCTCGCCAAACAGCGCCAGCGCTGCCGACTCGCCGACTCGCACCTCGCCGCGCAAAGTGTCCATGGGCAGCGCGTACAGGTAGACGCCGTTCAGGAGCAGGTAGAGCGCGGTGCAGACCGCTAGTCCCAGAAAAAGGGATCGCGGCACGTTCCGTCCCGGGTCGCGGATCTCGCTGGCAACGTATACCGGGGCGTTCCAGCCGAGGTAGCTGAACAGAATCGGAGACAACGCCAGTCCGAACCCACTCAGCGGTACGGTGTCGGCCCCGGCAAAGAGCGGCTCGAAGTGCCCAATGCTACCGCGTCCGAGCAGCGGCCCTGCCACTGCCAGGCCGATCAGCGCGACGACCTTCACCCCGGCGGTGACGTTGTTGAACTGCGCACCGACGCGCACGCCGCGGTAGTTGATCCATGAGGTGAGGACGGTGATACCCACCGCGGCGGCCGCCTTGCCGGCGTCGCCCAGTTCGACGAAGCGCGCCAGCCCTTCCGCAAATCCGGTTGCCAGCGTCGCCACAGTGCCGGCGTAGATGACGAAGAACGTCAGCCAGCCGACGAGAAACCCTGCCAGCGGATGGAATCCCTCGCGCAAGTACACGTAGTCGCCGCCGGCGTGCGGGTAGGCGGCGCCGAGTTCGGCGTTCGCGAGTGCCCCCGCCAACGACAGGAGCCCGCCAACGATCCATGCCGCCAGCAGCAGGCCGGGATGCGGCAACACGTCGGCCACCGTCCCCGGCGTCAGGAAGATCCCGACCCCGATAACCGACGACACGCACAGGAGGGTCGCGTCGATCAGCGACAGCTCGCGGCGGAGTTGGTCGCGCGGATGGCGGTCGGCTGGCGGCATGGGTGACACGGGAACAAGGGGAGCGAATCGTCAGGGTCCGGGGCGCCGCATACTTTGGCTGTCTGCACAACGCAACCGCGCGAAGGATTCCCGTGTCGAGCGCGGAGCGTTGGGTGGCAGCATGCCGGCGGCCGTCAGGCGAGGAACGTCGTCGCCGGTGGCGCGACAACCTCCTTCGCAAAACGGCGATTGTCGATGCGCCGCGGCCGTGGTACGCACGCGACCTCACGCAAGCGCAACCGGGCGGAGAAGGAAGCCGATATGGGCGCATTCCGAGGATGGACGAACCGTACCATGGTGCGGGTCCGACTTGTTGCGGTTGCCATTGTCCTCACCGTACCCGCGCCGGTATTGGCGGCGTCCACACTGGTTTCGGTTAACGCCGCGGGCACCGGGAGCGGCAACGCCGAATCGTCGGGTCCCTGGGGCGTCAGCGACACGGGACGGTACGTGTGTTTCGACAGCCTTGCCGACGATCTCGTCGCCGGAGACGACAACGGGTTTGGGGACGTGTTCGTGCGCGACACGCAGGTGGGCACGACAACCCTGGTGAGTATGCGTCACACGGGAGGGGGCAGCGGCGACCTGGATTCGCTGTGTTACGGGCTGAGCGGCGACGGCCGCTATGTCGCACTGGTCAGCGCGGCCGGCGATCTCGTGCCCGGTTTCGTCGACGGCAACGACGGCGGCGATGACGGGTTTGTCCGCGACCTGCTCGCCGGCGCGACCGAGCTGATCACGGTGAACGCCGCCGGCACGGCCAGCGCCAACCTTGGTGTCGGCACGATCTTCGAGATCAGTGCGGCGGGTAGCCGTGTCTTCTTCGATAGTGCGGCCTCAAATCTGGTCGCCAACGACGGCAACGGCGTTTCCGACGTCTTCATGCGGGACCGCGACCTCGGCGTCACCGTTCTCGCCAGCGTCAACGCCGCCGGGACCGCCAGCGCCAACGCCGCCTCGACCCTTCCGATGTCGAGCGCCAACGGACGCTACGTCGTCTTCAACAGCACCGCCTCCGATCTGGTTGCCGGCTTCGTCGACGGCAACGCCGGCACCGCCGCGGATCTTTACATCCGCGACGTGGACCTCGGCGTCACCGCACTCGTGACACCCAACACCACCGGCACCGCCAGCGCCAACGCGGCGAGTACGAGCCTCGAGATCACCCCCGACGGCCGCTACGTCGTCTTCACCAGCGCCGCCACCGACCTCGTTGCCGGCGACAGTAATGGGCGCAGCGACATCTTCGTGCGCGACGTCGTCGCCAATGTCACCCGACTCGTGAGCGTCGCCGCGAGCGGCGGCGGTAGCGCCAACGGGACGTCGGCAAACGGCGTCCCCAGCGCCGACGGCCGTTACGTGGCCTTCGAAAGCGCCGCCACCGACCTGATTTCCGGATTCGTGGACGGTAACGGCGCGGGACGAGATGTGTTCGTCCGCGACCTTACCGCTTCCACCACACAGTTGATCAGCGTCAAGCGAACCGGTGGCGGCAGCGCCAACGGCGCCTCCAACCGTCCCCTCATCGGCGCCGACGGCGGCCTCGTCGTCTTCCTCAGCGCGGCGAGCGATCTCGTGTCGCCGTTCGTCGACGGCAACGGCGCCTTCTCCGACATCTTCGTGCGCGATCGCGTCTATCCGGGGACGGCGCACGTCTCCCGTAACGCCGCGGGCACCGCCGGGGCCAATGCGGCCCTGGAACCCGGCGAGATCAGCCGCGACGGTCGCGTCCTCGGGTTCTCCAGTACGGCCAGCGATCTCGTTGCCGGCGATAACAACGGCGTCGGTGACGTCTTCACGGTGCTCCTCCCCGTCACGCCTCGGCCGACGTGGACTCCGACGCGAACCGCTACGCCGACGATCACCCCGACGCGAACCATCTCGCCGACGCCTACCGTTGCCGCCGGCGCCGTAAGCGGACGGATCGGCTCGTACGCCAACGCGGCGACCCCGGTGCCGGCGGTGACGGTGGTGGTTACGGGGCCGACGCCGGGCAGCGTCGGCACCGATGCCGGCGGACAGTACCTCGTCTCGCCGCTCACGGGGGCCACGTGGCAGATGTTGCCCCGCAAGGCGGGTGGCCTCGGAAACAGCGTGTCGGCTCTCGATGCGTCCTGGGTCCTGCAAGCCGTTGTCGGACTCCGTGTCCTGTCCCCGACCCAAACGCTGGCCGGCGACGTCAGCGGCAACGGTAGCGTGTCGGCGTTGGACGCCGCGATGATACTGCAGCGCGTCGTCGGGCTGCGACCGCAGTTTCCCGCCGGTGTGAGCTGCGGCTCCGACTGGCACTTCGTGCCGGTCCCGTCGCCGGTGCCGAACCAGACCCTGCTGCAACCGTCGACGGCCGGTGGCACCTGTCAGAGCGGCGCCATCCGTTTCGAGCCGTTGAACGGTTCGGCCACGGGCCAGGATTTTCTCGGCATCCCGATCGGCGACGTGACCGGCAACTGGAACCCGGGCGGAAACTGACCCGAGTAAACCCCCCGAAGCCCCCGGACCCCCAAGGAGCCCCCCCAAATGTCCCTCGTCCTCTACGACAACCCTTTCAGTCCGTTTGCGCGCAAGGTCCGCCTCGTTCTCGCTTGCAAGGGCTTACGGGCGGAGTCGGTCGATGCACTGGCGTTGTTGGAGCACGACCGCTTGCGTGCGGTCAATGCGCGCGCCGAGGTGCCGGTTCTCGTCGATGGCGATCTCGTGGTGGTGAACTCCGCCGACATTGTCGCCTACCTCGAAGACCGCTGGCCGGACCCTCCCGTGTTCCCGTCGGCCCCGGCGGAGCGGGCTGCCGCACGCGCATGGGAGCGGCTGGCCGATACCGTTCTCGACGCGATCGTCCACGACATTTCCATCTGGGTGTGGCCGACGCACCGGCGGCCCGACGTTCCCCCCGACGGTCTGATCGATGCGGGACTGCGGGATATCGGCGTCATCCTGGGCCGGATCGAGCGGGCACTGGAGGGGCGGGAGTTCCTTTGCGGTGCGCTGTCGATAGCCGACCTGGCTCTGTTCCCGCATCTGTCGTCGCTCAAAGTGCTCGGGGTGGGAATCGATCCGCAGACCCATCCGGGTGTTGCGGCGTGGATCGGGCGGCTGCGGGCGCTGCCGGTAATCCGCGCCGACCTCGAAGCGGTCAAGCGCGCCGCGCAGGAGAAGTTCGGTAGCGGAGCCTCACCGTACGAGGGCAACAAGGTCGTCTGGCGCGGCGACCGGATCGAGTGGCTGTTCCATCACGGCTTCGTCGAGTGGTGGCTGGAAGAGCTGCGCGCCGGGCGGGCAATCGTTCCATCCGCCCTTTAGCCCGCATCCAAACGCCCAATTCCATCACCCCTAGGGGCCCCCAGGCCCTCGCGCCCCCCTCGACCGCGCTTGTCGAAACACCGCGTCGAACATCTTTTCGGTGAGCAATCCCGTCTGGGTGTTGCGCTGGCTCGGATGATAGGAGCCGATAAGCGTGACGTCGCCGAGGTCGTGGACGCAGCCGTGGTGGAAGTGTGGCCGCGGTTTGGGTACGGCGGCGCCCAGGGCGCGGCGCGCGACCAGGTAACGGTCGAAGGCGATCTTGCCGAGCGCGACGACGACGCAGACTCGGCGCAGGAGCCTCATCTCGCGCACCAGGTACGGCAGGCAGTTGTCGAACTCCTCCGGCGTAGGCTGGTTGGCAGGGGGGGCGCAGTGAGCAGCGGCGGTGATGTAGGTGTCGATGAGTCGCAGGCCGTCGGAGCGATCGACGGAGCGAGGTTGGTTGGCAAAGCCGAAGCGGTGCAGGGCGCGATAGAGCCAGTCGCCGCTGCGGTCCCCGGTGAAGATACGGCCGGTGCGGTTGCCGCCGTGGGCAGCCGGAGCAAGGCCAATGACAAGCAGGCGCGCTTCCGGGGTGCCGAAGCCGGGCACCGGGCGGCCCCAGTACGTCCACTCGCGATAGGCCGCGCGCCGCGTCCCGGCTATCCGTTCTCGGTACGCAACGAGCCGCGGACAGCGCCGGCAACGAGCGACGACATCGGCCAGCTTGTCCATGGGCCGCGACGGATCGGGTTGCGGGGTCATCCGATTGCCGGCCGAGCGGGCAGGACCCGGCGGCCTGACCGCGCCCCTGCGTGTCAGTGCGTCGTCACGGTGCCGCCTGCGGCGCTGCCGAGGACCTGGCTTACCGCTTCGAAGCCCGGTGTGAGGGAGGTTTCGAGGATCTCCGTCAGGAGTTGCTCGACGTCGGCGAGGTCCTCTGCCGACAGGGCGCTCATGTCTTGATGCATTCCGTGGAGCGCCCAGATGGCGGTGCGCAGCCGGCTGCACGCATCATCGATAAGACGCAGCGCTTCCTGCGCATCCAACGGCCTGTTGTCTTCGTGTTCGTCGGCCATCTGCCTCTCCTTGGTCGGGTACGAGACCCGCATTGCCAAGTCTGCACGCCCCCCACTGTCAGTGCAAGGGCGTTGGGGGCGTTCGCCAGGGCCGCGGCAAAGTCAGCGACGAGGGCGTATCGCGGCTCCGTTGGCGACTTCGCCGTCGCCCCGGGCCGTTCGCGGGTCACGTTTCGCCGAGGGTGTCCCAGTGAATGGTCCAAAATTTGGGCACGGGCGGCGCCAGCTCGAAATGCCCTCCGAAGCAGCCGAAAGAAGGCTGGTGGGAGAGGCGGTCGACAACCAAACGCAGATGTTCCTCGAGGGGGACGCCGGCGGGGACCGGGCCGACGTCGAGCCGGCGCCGGCCACCGCACTTGCAACAGCTAACGTCGACCAACACGGGTGCGGCGGGGCGGGCGCAACTGCTACCGGGACCTGGTTCCGCCGGAGCGTTCGCCGGTTGGTGTCGGCGTGGGCGTGCCGACGACACGGGCGTAAATGCCGCGGGACCTGACATGATCGAGAAGGGCTTCGCGGACGCGGTCGACCAGCCTCGGGTCGCTCTGGATGCGTTGCTCGAGGGCGCGGAAGTTCTCGATCGAGATATGGTACGGCTGAATTGCGTTCTCGATGGCCAGGTCATGGTCATCCTGCAACGCCGTGTAAACGCGAATGTACAGTTCGAGTTCGTCCGGGGGAACCTTGACCTCGTCGGCTTCTTCGATCTCCTGGGCGCGGCCGCGATCGGCGAGGTTCCAGATCACGATCGAGCCGAGGACGGCGACGACGACCACGGGGGCGATGGCGCGCCAGAGACGATGGCGGTGGGCGTGCATCACGGCCTGGTCGCCTGTGTC from Candidatus Binatia bacterium carries:
- a CDS encoding APC family permease, which gives rise to MPPADRHPRDQLRRELSLIDATLLCVSSVIGVGIFLTPGTVADVLPHPGLLLAAWIVGGLLSLAGALANAELGAAYPHAGGDYVYLREGFHPLAGFLVGWLTFFVIYAGTVATLATGFAEGLARFVELGDAGKAAAAVGITVLTSWINYRGVRVGAQFNNVTAGVKVVALIGLAVAGPLLGRGSIGHFEPLFAGADTVPLSGFGLALSPILFSYLGWNAPVYVASEIRDPGRNVPRSLFLGLAVCTALYLLLNGVYLYALPMDTLRGEVRVGESAALALFGEAGGTIMALMVLASVVGCLNATILVGPRIAYAMALDGYFFGNTDQVHAQNKTPHVAILAQALTAIALVLLLRRFPSVLDYTTFAIVLATMADTAALYALRRRQPDRPRPYRALGYPIVPALYLLANAAIAAAMLIGRPTECVIALLVTATALPFYPIFARRRVARAAADDPTKP
- a CDS encoding dockerin type I domain-containing protein, producing MGAFRGWTNRTMVRVRLVAVAIVLTVPAPVLAASTLVSVNAAGTGSGNAESSGPWGVSDTGRYVCFDSLADDLVAGDDNGFGDVFVRDTQVGTTTLVSMRHTGGGSGDLDSLCYGLSGDGRYVALVSAAGDLVPGFVDGNDGGDDGFVRDLLAGATELITVNAAGTASANLGVGTIFEISAAGSRVFFDSAASNLVANDGNGVSDVFMRDRDLGVTVLASVNAAGTASANAASTLPMSSANGRYVVFNSTASDLVAGFVDGNAGTAADLYIRDVDLGVTALVTPNTTGTASANAASTSLEITPDGRYVVFTSAATDLVAGDSNGRSDIFVRDVVANVTRLVSVAASGGGSANGTSANGVPSADGRYVAFESAATDLISGFVDGNGAGRDVFVRDLTASTTQLISVKRTGGGSANGASNRPLIGADGGLVVFLSAASDLVSPFVDGNGAFSDIFVRDRVYPGTAHVSRNAAGTAGANAALEPGEISRDGRVLGFSSTASDLVAGDNNGVGDVFTVLLPVTPRPTWTPTRTATPTITPTRTISPTPTVAAGAVSGRIGSYANAATPVPAVTVVVTGPTPGSVGTDAGGQYLVSPLTGATWQMLPRKAGGLGNSVSALDASWVLQAVVGLRVLSPTQTLAGDVSGNGSVSALDAAMILQRVVGLRPQFPAGVSCGSDWHFVPVPSPVPNQTLLQPSTAGGTCQSGAIRFEPLNGSATGQDFLGIPIGDVTGNWNPGGN
- a CDS encoding glutathione S-transferase family protein, with translation MSLVLYDNPFSPFARKVRLVLACKGLRAESVDALALLEHDRLRAVNARAEVPVLVDGDLVVVNSADIVAYLEDRWPDPPVFPSAPAERAAARAWERLADTVLDAIVHDISIWVWPTHRRPDVPPDGLIDAGLRDIGVILGRIERALEGREFLCGALSIADLALFPHLSSLKVLGVGIDPQTHPGVAAWIGRLRALPVIRADLEAVKRAAQEKFGSGASPYEGNKVVWRGDRIEWLFHHGFVEWWLEELRAGRAIVPSAL
- a CDS encoding uracil-DNA glycosylase, with product MDKLADVVARCRRCPRLVAYRERIAGTRRAAYREWTYWGRPVPGFGTPEARLLVIGLAPAAHGGNRTGRIFTGDRSGDWLYRALHRFGFANQPRSVDRSDGLRLIDTYITAAAHCAPPANQPTPEEFDNCLPYLVREMRLLRRVCVVVALGKIAFDRYLVARRALGAAVPKPRPHFHHGCVHDLGDVTLIGSYHPSQRNTQTGLLTEKMFDAVFRQARSRGARGPGGP